A window of the Acanthochromis polyacanthus isolate Apoly-LR-REF ecotype Palm Island chromosome 10, KAUST_Apoly_ChrSc, whole genome shotgun sequence genome harbors these coding sequences:
- the gpr137 gene encoding integral membrane protein GPR137 isoform X2: protein MEAPVTAPNSSTLPPPIPLGPAVAPSVQLGFTILYTTLYAGLFLVVYGQLWLLYLYRHKRWSYQSVFLFLCLLWAGLRTTLFSFYFHNALEANHLPVAVFWLLYCFPVCLQFFTFSLINLYFTQVLLKAREAYSSELNKRQWITRFIYGAFSAIFLTINIVCAALGDRGSRGEAGDRTWNLVLVRVLVNDLLFILDAVLLAVVLLLLTRHSRSTSAYLGTTVCRTAALGAAVIFLFASRVCYNLTVLFLSDSQRVESFNFDWYNVSDQADLRDELGDRGYLVFGAILFIWELLPTSLLILIFRVRRPAQESSSMVINNRVLPRPYFFDDPQASDEDAPVPWARNSNPHTSWYGSETAPLLFSSNPPDQNHQHHSFYSTPQN, encoded by the exons ATGGAAGCTCCGGTCACAGCTCCCAACTCCTCCACTCTGCCTCCACCGATCCCCCTGGGTCCTGCCGTCGCCCCGTCGGTGCAGCTCGGCTTCACTATCCTCTACACCACTTTGTACGCCGGCCTCTTCCTGGTGGTCTACGGCCAGCTGTGGCTCCTCTACCTCTACAGACACAAGAGATGGAGCTACCAGAgtgtctttctcttcctctgcctGCTGTGGGCTGGCCTTCGCACCACGCTCTTCTCTTTCTACTTCCATAACGCTCTGGAAGCCAACCACCTTCCTGTTGCAGTCTTCTGGCTGCTCTACTGCTttcctgtgtgtctgcagttttTTACTTTCAGCCTTATTAACTTGTATTTTACTCAG GTGTTACTCAAAGCAAGAGAGGCGTACAGCTCAGAACTGAATAAACGACA GTGGATCACACGGTTCATCTACGGTGCTTTTAGCGCCATCTTCCTCACCATCAACATTGTGTGTGCAGCTCTCGGGGACCGAGGCAGCAGAGGAGAGGCAGGAGACCGAACCTGGAATCTAGTCCTGGTTCGAGTGCTGGTCAATGACCTGCTCTTCATCCTGGATGCTGTCCTACTGGCTGTCGTGCTGCTGCTCCTGACACGGCACTCACGCTCCACCAGTGCCTACCTG GGGACCACAGTGTGTCGTACAGCGGCTCTGGGAGCAGCAGTGATCTTCTTGTTTGCCAGTCGAGTCTGCTACAACCTGACAGTCCTCTTTCTGTCCGACAGCCAGCGGGTGGAGTCCTTCAACTTTGACTGGTACAACGTCTCTGACCAG GCTGATTTACGCGATGAACTCGGCGACAGAGGCTACCTGGTGTTTGGAGCCATCCTCTTCATCTGGGAGCTGCTCCCAACCAGCCtgctcatcctcatcttcagaGTCCGCCGGCCTGCTCAGGAG agcagcagcatggTCATCAACAACAGGGTTCTGCCTCGTCCGTATTTCTTTGACGACCCTCAAGCCAGCGATGAGGACGCACCCGTTCCGTGGGCTCGCAACTCAAATCCACACACAAG CTGGTATGGATCAGAGACGGCTCCCCTCCTGTTCTCCAGCAACCCTCCAGACCAGAACCACCAGCATCACTCTTTCTACTCCACCCCTCAGAACTGA
- the gpr137 gene encoding integral membrane protein GPR137 isoform X1 gives MEAPVTAPNSSTLPPPIPLGPAVAPSVQLGFTILYTTLYAGLFLVVYGQLWLLYLYRHKRWSYQSVFLFLCLLWAGLRTTLFSFYFHNALEANHLPVAVFWLLYCFPVCLQFFTFSLINLYFTQVLLKAREAYSSELNKRQWITRFIYGAFSAIFLTINIVCAALGDRGSRGEAGDRTWNLVLVRVLVNDLLFILDAVLLAVVLLLLTRHSRSTSAYLVSKGTTVCRTAALGAAVIFLFASRVCYNLTVLFLSDSQRVESFNFDWYNVSDQADLRDELGDRGYLVFGAILFIWELLPTSLLILIFRVRRPAQESSSMVINNRVLPRPYFFDDPQASDEDAPVPWARNSNPHTSWYGSETAPLLFSSNPPDQNHQHHSFYSTPQN, from the exons ATGGAAGCTCCGGTCACAGCTCCCAACTCCTCCACTCTGCCTCCACCGATCCCCCTGGGTCCTGCCGTCGCCCCGTCGGTGCAGCTCGGCTTCACTATCCTCTACACCACTTTGTACGCCGGCCTCTTCCTGGTGGTCTACGGCCAGCTGTGGCTCCTCTACCTCTACAGACACAAGAGATGGAGCTACCAGAgtgtctttctcttcctctgcctGCTGTGGGCTGGCCTTCGCACCACGCTCTTCTCTTTCTACTTCCATAACGCTCTGGAAGCCAACCACCTTCCTGTTGCAGTCTTCTGGCTGCTCTACTGCTttcctgtgtgtctgcagttttTTACTTTCAGCCTTATTAACTTGTATTTTACTCAG GTGTTACTCAAAGCAAGAGAGGCGTACAGCTCAGAACTGAATAAACGACA GTGGATCACACGGTTCATCTACGGTGCTTTTAGCGCCATCTTCCTCACCATCAACATTGTGTGTGCAGCTCTCGGGGACCGAGGCAGCAGAGGAGAGGCAGGAGACCGAACCTGGAATCTAGTCCTGGTTCGAGTGCTGGTCAATGACCTGCTCTTCATCCTGGATGCTGTCCTACTGGCTGTCGTGCTGCTGCTCCTGACACGGCACTCACGCTCCACCAGTGCCTACCTGGTCAGCAAG GGGACCACAGTGTGTCGTACAGCGGCTCTGGGAGCAGCAGTGATCTTCTTGTTTGCCAGTCGAGTCTGCTACAACCTGACAGTCCTCTTTCTGTCCGACAGCCAGCGGGTGGAGTCCTTCAACTTTGACTGGTACAACGTCTCTGACCAG GCTGATTTACGCGATGAACTCGGCGACAGAGGCTACCTGGTGTTTGGAGCCATCCTCTTCATCTGGGAGCTGCTCCCAACCAGCCtgctcatcctcatcttcagaGTCCGCCGGCCTGCTCAGGAG agcagcagcatggTCATCAACAACAGGGTTCTGCCTCGTCCGTATTTCTTTGACGACCCTCAAGCCAGCGATGAGGACGCACCCGTTCCGTGGGCTCGCAACTCAAATCCACACACAAG CTGGTATGGATCAGAGACGGCTCCCCTCCTGTTCTCCAGCAACCCTCCAGACCAGAACCACCAGCATCACTCTTTCTACTCCACCCCTCAGAACTGA
- the pld7 gene encoding uncharacterized protein pld7 isoform X1, whose translation MPMILRSRRTIHMAQAPGIELPEPDTPRRSTRLQPSLTYEDTDESDSESVHSQEVMETLESPTAEQEEEAADEAHLTELKYCSVVLDRLQAGDKSGGKELEEKEDMSRKGEKRVSRIPTFHKRPFSTEVSGPKKDPPVHVASEKPGGVVEASKSKPTEVRETALPLPSVRVPKIGLEAPPVLSSAEQAASTAPSSIPTAPKSWSLSESVPYPLITASLRPALRAQQDSEQEEREILRTEADTLPVEPVSLLPNEGSLSQRPREDTTEKFDVEGEGKITLSAPEKPTEKTAEVCEVDAIMDEEPPWETEPMTAAALKDSGSSSDAESVDKDLAGEEPDSHDSGDLKELQEPLIIQSEVPSLAEKRADTDESSSRASGKPAKATSSKSTRRSECSNFALFCLLPTTLLLLGGFGQHVWHYGLPMSVAQLMAQLELHWLEGFGLIPEPCSTDCRVHLVESIPAGLYESSPLSGWNIANSWLHLLNEANSSVHIAAFYFTLRDSDLQLDESSDSEGRKVFKKLKELESKGINLQIAVNAPQTSMQDTAELAATGAEVREVDLKAVTGGIIHTKLWVVDQKHFYLGSANMDWRSLSEVKEVGLLVQNCSCLAQDALRIFGIYWSVGGLINGTLPPYWPARLTALSSAENPLHLKFNGVPAQVYLSSAPPQISARGRSDDLSTILSVINDAQKFIYISVMDYLPLSQFAEPVRFWPAIDSSLRAAACTRGVEVKLMVSCWKHSPAAMFTFLQSLLVLSRPPLKCSIEVKIFTVPSTAEQMKIPFARVNHAKYMVTDRVVYIGTSNWSENYFTHTAGVGLVVNQTDSVVEKGQQTLQSQAEDLFLRDWGSSYSSWLSVDDVDVCPLSPH comes from the exons ATGCCGATGATACTGCGGTCACGGAGGACCATCCACATGGCTCAGGCCCCGGGGATAGAGTTACCGGAGCCGGACACGCCAAGAAGGTCGACCCGCCTGCAACCGAGCCTTACGTACGAG GACACAGATGAGTCAGACTCTGAGTCCGTCCACAGCCAAGAGGTGATGGAGACACTGGAGAGTCCCACtgcagagcaggaggaggaggctgctgATGAGGCACATCTAACG GAGCTGAAGTATTGTAGCGTTGTGTTGGACCGTCTCCAGGCTGGCGACAAATCTGGTGGCAAAGAACTTGAGGAGAAAGAAGACATGAGCCGTAAAGGTGAGAAACGCGTCTCCAGAATCCCTACTTTCCATAAACGACCCTTCAGCACGGAGGTTTCTGGTCCCAAAAAGGATCCTCCCGTCCATGTTGCTTCTGAGAAACCTGGAGGTGTGGTGGAAGCTTCGAAGTCCAAACCGACCGAGGTCAGAGAAACAGCTCTCCCCCTGCCGTCAGTCCGTGTCCCCAAAATCGGCCTCGAAGCTCCTCCTGTGTTGAGCAGTGCAGAACAAGCAGCTTCAACAGCTCCGAGCTCCATCCCTACAGCACCCAAGAGTTGGAGTTTGTCTGAGTCGGTTCCTTACCCTCTCATAACCGCAAGCCTCAGGCCTGCCCTCAGAGCACAGCAAGACTCGGAGCAAGAGGAGCGCGAAATCTTACGAACTGAAGCCGATACATTACCAGTTGAACCTGTAAGTCTCCTTCCAAACGAGGGCTCCCTCAGCCAGAGGCCGCGCGAAGACACAACAGAGAAGTTTGATGTTGAAGGTGAAGGCAAGATTACCCTCTCTGCCCCTGAAAAGCCTACAGAGAAAACAGCCGAGGTCTGTGAAGTGGATGCTATCATGGATGAAGAACCACCGTGGGAGACAGAACCTATGACTGCGGCTGCATTAAAGGACAGTGGATCTTCTTCAGATGCTGAATCTGTGGATAAGGATTTGGCAGGTGAAGAGCCTGACAGTCATGATTCAGGCGACCTGAAGGAGCTTCAAGAACCACTGATAATCCAATCAGAGGTTCCAAGTCTTGCAGAGAAAAGAGCAGATACTGATGAATCCAGTTCCAGAGCATCAGGCAAGCCTGCTAAAGCGACATCAAGCAAGTCGACTAGG AGGTCAGAATGTTCCAATTTTGCCCTCTTCTGCCTCTTGCCCACCACCTTGCTGCTTCTCGGAGGATTTGGTCAGCACGTTTGGCACTACGGGCTTCCCATGTCTGTGGCTCAGCTCATGGCTCAGCTGGAGCTGCACTGGCTGGAGGGCTTTGGTTTAATACCAGAGCCATGTAGCACTGACTGTCG AGTGCATCTGGTGGAAAGCATTCCTGCCGGCCTCTATGAGTCCTCTCCTTTATCAGGATGGAACATCGCAAACAGCTGGCTGCATCTGCTGAATGAGGCCAACAGCTCAGTCCACATCGCTGCTTTCTACTTCACACTGCGGGACAGCGATCTGCAGTTAGACGAATCCTCcgactctgag GGAAGAAAGGTCTTCAAAAAACTTAAGGAACTTGAATCCAAAGGCATAAATCTCCAGATTGCTGTCAACGCCCCCCAGACCTCAATGCAAGACACTGCAGAACTGGCTGCAACAG GTGCTGAGGTGAGAGAGGTGGACCTGAAGGCTGTAACTGGAGGAATCATCCACACCAAGCTGTGGGTGGTCGACCAGAAGCACTTCTACCTGGGCAGTGCCAACATGGACTGGCGCTCTCTAAGTGAG GTGAAGGAGGTGGGTTTGCTCGTGCAGAACTGCAGCTGTCTGGCTCAGGATGCCCTTCGGATCTTTGGCATTTACTGGAGCGTCGGCGGTTTGATCAACGGTACTCTACCACCGTACTGGCCTGCTCGACTCACTGCTCTGTCCAGTGCTGAAAATCCTTTACATCTGAAGTTCAACGGAGTCCCTGCTCAGGTCTATCTGTCT aGTGCCCCTCCACAAATCTCAGCCCGAGGCCGCTCTGATGATCTTTCCACGATCTTGTCCGTCATCAATGATGCCCAGAAGTTCATTTACATCTCTGTCATGGACTACCTTCCACTGTCTCAGTTTGCAGAGCCAGTCAG GTTCTGGCCTGCCATCGACTCAAGCCTCCGAGCTGCAGCCTGCACCAGAGGAGTTGAGGTCAAACTGATGGTGAGCTGCTGGAAACACTCACCTGCTGCCATGTTCACCTTCCTGCAGTCCCTACTGGTGCTCAGCAGGCCTCCTCTGAAGTGCAGCATTGAAGTG AAAATCTTCACGGTTCCTTCAACAGCAGAACAGATGAAGATCCCGTTTGCACGAGTCAATCACGCCAAGTACATGGTGACAGACAGAGTGGTCTATATAG
- the pld7 gene encoding 5'-3' exonuclease PLD3 isoform X2, with translation MDTDESDSESVHSQEVMETLESPTAEQEEEAADEAHLTELKYCSVVLDRLQAGDKSGGKELEEKEDMSRKGEKRVSRIPTFHKRPFSTEVSGPKKDPPVHVASEKPGGVVEASKSKPTEVRETALPLPSVRVPKIGLEAPPVLSSAEQAASTAPSSIPTAPKSWSLSESVPYPLITASLRPALRAQQDSEQEEREILRTEADTLPVEPVSLLPNEGSLSQRPREDTTEKFDVEGEGKITLSAPEKPTEKTAEVCEVDAIMDEEPPWETEPMTAAALKDSGSSSDAESVDKDLAGEEPDSHDSGDLKELQEPLIIQSEVPSLAEKRADTDESSSRASGKPAKATSSKSTRRSECSNFALFCLLPTTLLLLGGFGQHVWHYGLPMSVAQLMAQLELHWLEGFGLIPEPCSTDCRVHLVESIPAGLYESSPLSGWNIANSWLHLLNEANSSVHIAAFYFTLRDSDLQLDESSDSEGRKVFKKLKELESKGINLQIAVNAPQTSMQDTAELAATGAEVREVDLKAVTGGIIHTKLWVVDQKHFYLGSANMDWRSLSEVKEVGLLVQNCSCLAQDALRIFGIYWSVGGLINGTLPPYWPARLTALSSAENPLHLKFNGVPAQVYLSSAPPQISARGRSDDLSTILSVINDAQKFIYISVMDYLPLSQFAEPVRFWPAIDSSLRAAACTRGVEVKLMVSCWKHSPAAMFTFLQSLLVLSRPPLKCSIEVKIFTVPSTAEQMKIPFARVNHAKYMVTDRVVYIGTSNWSENYFTHTAGVGLVVNQTDSVVEKGQQTLQSQAEDLFLRDWGSSYSSWLSVDDVDVCPLSPH, from the exons ATG GACACAGATGAGTCAGACTCTGAGTCCGTCCACAGCCAAGAGGTGATGGAGACACTGGAGAGTCCCACtgcagagcaggaggaggaggctgctgATGAGGCACATCTAACG GAGCTGAAGTATTGTAGCGTTGTGTTGGACCGTCTCCAGGCTGGCGACAAATCTGGTGGCAAAGAACTTGAGGAGAAAGAAGACATGAGCCGTAAAGGTGAGAAACGCGTCTCCAGAATCCCTACTTTCCATAAACGACCCTTCAGCACGGAGGTTTCTGGTCCCAAAAAGGATCCTCCCGTCCATGTTGCTTCTGAGAAACCTGGAGGTGTGGTGGAAGCTTCGAAGTCCAAACCGACCGAGGTCAGAGAAACAGCTCTCCCCCTGCCGTCAGTCCGTGTCCCCAAAATCGGCCTCGAAGCTCCTCCTGTGTTGAGCAGTGCAGAACAAGCAGCTTCAACAGCTCCGAGCTCCATCCCTACAGCACCCAAGAGTTGGAGTTTGTCTGAGTCGGTTCCTTACCCTCTCATAACCGCAAGCCTCAGGCCTGCCCTCAGAGCACAGCAAGACTCGGAGCAAGAGGAGCGCGAAATCTTACGAACTGAAGCCGATACATTACCAGTTGAACCTGTAAGTCTCCTTCCAAACGAGGGCTCCCTCAGCCAGAGGCCGCGCGAAGACACAACAGAGAAGTTTGATGTTGAAGGTGAAGGCAAGATTACCCTCTCTGCCCCTGAAAAGCCTACAGAGAAAACAGCCGAGGTCTGTGAAGTGGATGCTATCATGGATGAAGAACCACCGTGGGAGACAGAACCTATGACTGCGGCTGCATTAAAGGACAGTGGATCTTCTTCAGATGCTGAATCTGTGGATAAGGATTTGGCAGGTGAAGAGCCTGACAGTCATGATTCAGGCGACCTGAAGGAGCTTCAAGAACCACTGATAATCCAATCAGAGGTTCCAAGTCTTGCAGAGAAAAGAGCAGATACTGATGAATCCAGTTCCAGAGCATCAGGCAAGCCTGCTAAAGCGACATCAAGCAAGTCGACTAGG AGGTCAGAATGTTCCAATTTTGCCCTCTTCTGCCTCTTGCCCACCACCTTGCTGCTTCTCGGAGGATTTGGTCAGCACGTTTGGCACTACGGGCTTCCCATGTCTGTGGCTCAGCTCATGGCTCAGCTGGAGCTGCACTGGCTGGAGGGCTTTGGTTTAATACCAGAGCCATGTAGCACTGACTGTCG AGTGCATCTGGTGGAAAGCATTCCTGCCGGCCTCTATGAGTCCTCTCCTTTATCAGGATGGAACATCGCAAACAGCTGGCTGCATCTGCTGAATGAGGCCAACAGCTCAGTCCACATCGCTGCTTTCTACTTCACACTGCGGGACAGCGATCTGCAGTTAGACGAATCCTCcgactctgag GGAAGAAAGGTCTTCAAAAAACTTAAGGAACTTGAATCCAAAGGCATAAATCTCCAGATTGCTGTCAACGCCCCCCAGACCTCAATGCAAGACACTGCAGAACTGGCTGCAACAG GTGCTGAGGTGAGAGAGGTGGACCTGAAGGCTGTAACTGGAGGAATCATCCACACCAAGCTGTGGGTGGTCGACCAGAAGCACTTCTACCTGGGCAGTGCCAACATGGACTGGCGCTCTCTAAGTGAG GTGAAGGAGGTGGGTTTGCTCGTGCAGAACTGCAGCTGTCTGGCTCAGGATGCCCTTCGGATCTTTGGCATTTACTGGAGCGTCGGCGGTTTGATCAACGGTACTCTACCACCGTACTGGCCTGCTCGACTCACTGCTCTGTCCAGTGCTGAAAATCCTTTACATCTGAAGTTCAACGGAGTCCCTGCTCAGGTCTATCTGTCT aGTGCCCCTCCACAAATCTCAGCCCGAGGCCGCTCTGATGATCTTTCCACGATCTTGTCCGTCATCAATGATGCCCAGAAGTTCATTTACATCTCTGTCATGGACTACCTTCCACTGTCTCAGTTTGCAGAGCCAGTCAG GTTCTGGCCTGCCATCGACTCAAGCCTCCGAGCTGCAGCCTGCACCAGAGGAGTTGAGGTCAAACTGATGGTGAGCTGCTGGAAACACTCACCTGCTGCCATGTTCACCTTCCTGCAGTCCCTACTGGTGCTCAGCAGGCCTCCTCTGAAGTGCAGCATTGAAGTG AAAATCTTCACGGTTCCTTCAACAGCAGAACAGATGAAGATCCCGTTTGCACGAGTCAATCACGCCAAGTACATGGTGACAGACAGAGTGGTCTATATAG